A genomic region of Pelodiscus sinensis isolate JC-2024 chromosome 17, ASM4963464v1, whole genome shotgun sequence contains the following coding sequences:
- the GABRP gene encoding LOW QUALITY PROTEIN: gamma-aminobutyric acid receptor subunit pi (The sequence of the model RefSeq protein was modified relative to this genomic sequence to represent the inferred CDS: substituted 1 base at 1 genomic stop codon) yields MRSWKVHAWPYIRHSSDMVSLPGFENLTEGYNKYSSPLIPSLGKPVQKALRLDVASISSIAESNMDYSATIYPRPHWTAPRLVVHNNKSFTLAAWLVELLWVPDTYIVEPKQSFLHDVTMRNHLIRLFCNGTVLCALRITTTVACNTDLSKXPMDTQMCKLQLESSRRICNNLGTFRSDLSENAEREKIQILMARNAPKGSNQI; encoded by the exons ATGAGGTCCTGG AAAGTGCACGCCTGGCCATATATCAGACACAGCAGTGACATGGTATCCCTCCCTGGATTTGAAAACCTCACAGAGGGCTACAACAAATATTCTTCG CCTCTCATTCCTTCCCTAGGGAAACCTGTTCAAAAAGCATTGAGACTGGATGTTGCGAGTATTTCAAGTATAGCTGAGAGTAACATG GACTATTCCGCTACCATCTACCCGCGGCCGCACTGGACGGCCCCCCGCCTGGTTGTGCACAATAACAAGAGCTTCACTCTGGCTGCTTGGCTGGTAGAATTGCTCTGGGTGCCAGACACATACATCGTGGAGCCTAAACAGTCTTTCCTGCATGATGTCACCATGAGGAATCATCTTATAAGATTATTCTGCAATGGCACAGTCTTGTGTGCTTTGAG AATCACTACAACTGTTGCATGTAACACGGACCTCTCAAAATAGCCCATGGACACACAAATGTGTAAACTACAACTGGAAAGCT CCAGAAGAATTTGTAACAATTTAGGCACTTTCCGTTCTGATCTCAGCGAGAATGCCGAACGAGAAAAGATTCAGATTCTAATGGCTCGGAATGCTCCAAAAGGTTCTAATCAGATCTGA